A window of the Bacillus sp. A301a_S52 genome harbors these coding sequences:
- a CDS encoding nucleoside hydrolase, with product MSKKPMILDVDTGIDDALGIILAVKSREFQIAGITTVNGNVSLETATLNTCKILQLINAHHDIPVYKGASAPLNREPYFEHRIHGKDGLGGALRSMKVTKQPESLSAPDKMINEVNAHPGEVTLIMTGPLTNLALAIEKAPDFPQKVKEVIFMGGAVNGPGNVTPVAEYNMFADPEAAKVVIHADFPRTTLVGLDVTRKALLKKKQIDQITNPELAHYVRDSTRDYMQRYYERNGIEGSALHDPLAVAVAIDNQLVTTEKYYVDIETNSELCDGQTVCDFQNRLEKKPNVRVCTDVDSEAFLRLFIETFNA from the coding sequence ATGTCAAAAAAACCTATGATATTAGATGTAGATACTGGTATTGATGATGCCCTTGGTATTATTCTGGCTGTAAAAAGCCGAGAGTTTCAGATTGCCGGTATTACGACAGTCAATGGAAATGTCTCTTTAGAAACAGCGACATTAAATACATGTAAAATATTGCAGCTGATTAATGCTCACCATGATATTCCGGTTTATAAAGGGGCATCTGCTCCTTTAAACCGAGAACCTTATTTTGAGCATAGGATTCACGGAAAAGATGGTCTTGGAGGCGCCCTTCGTTCAATGAAGGTGACTAAGCAGCCAGAATCTCTATCAGCGCCAGACAAAATGATTAATGAAGTAAATGCTCATCCAGGCGAAGTGACACTAATTATGACAGGACCTTTGACTAATTTGGCCCTTGCTATTGAAAAGGCGCCAGATTTTCCGCAGAAGGTGAAAGAAGTTATTTTTATGGGTGGGGCTGTTAATGGCCCTGGTAATGTGACTCCTGTGGCTGAGTACAATATGTTTGCTGATCCAGAAGCGGCTAAGGTGGTAATTCATGCGGACTTTCCTCGTACGACGCTCGTTGGTCTTGATGTGACTCGTAAAGCATTGCTAAAAAAGAAGCAGATAGACCAAATAACAAATCCGGAATTAGCTCACTACGTAAGGGATAGTACACGAGACTACATGCAGCGTTATTACGAACGAAACGGGATAGAAGGCTCAGCTTTGCATGATCCTTTGGCAGTTGCAGTCGCTATAGATAACCAATTAGTCACAACGGAAAAATACTATGTGGATATCGAAACGAATAGTGAACTATGTGATGGACAAACGGTTTGTGATTTTCAGAACCGTTTAGAGAAGAAGCCGAATGTTCGTGTCTGTACGGATGTAGACAGTGAAGCTTTTCTTCGATTGTTTATTGAGACGTTCAACGCCTAG
- a CDS encoding dicarboxylate/amino acid:cation symporter, producing the protein MKINFLTQILIAFILAVILGAIVGPAIDIVSPLGEAFLRLIRFIIVPLILTTLITGVASSGNLKKIGRLGGKTVAYYLATSAIAITLGLGIGYLFQPGEGVQIPDDIDTTVAEVEQPDSVVETFLNIIPTNPFQSLVEGNILQIIFFALFVGIAITAVGEKAQPVLRFFEGFSEIMFKITGYVILLAPIGVFGLIAPIVGDYGLSIILPLLKVIAAVAVACLIHVAITYSLAVKALGKMSPITFFKGIAPASIFAFSSASSAGTLPITIKNVTENLGVSKGTSSFVLPLGATINMDGTAIYQGVAVLFIAQFYGIELTVMQLLSVVLIATLASIGTAGVPGAGLIMLTLVLTNIGLPLEGIALVAGIDRILDMFRTSVNVMGDASAAVIIDRNEPLDEETSLHSS; encoded by the coding sequence ATGAAGATAAACTTCTTAACACAAATTTTAATTGCATTTATTCTAGCCGTTATTTTAGGTGCCATTGTTGGACCAGCAATCGACATCGTATCGCCATTAGGGGAAGCATTTTTACGCCTCATTCGCTTTATTATCGTCCCACTAATTCTCACAACACTCATCACGGGGGTTGCTTCCAGCGGAAATTTAAAGAAAATTGGCCGCTTAGGTGGTAAAACTGTTGCTTATTATTTAGCGACATCAGCCATTGCCATTACTTTAGGTCTTGGGATTGGCTACCTCTTCCAACCAGGTGAAGGCGTACAAATTCCAGACGACATTGATACGACTGTTGCTGAGGTAGAGCAGCCTGACAGCGTTGTAGAAACGTTTTTGAATATTATCCCAACAAATCCTTTCCAAAGCTTAGTTGAAGGTAATATTTTACAGATTATATTCTTTGCTCTTTTCGTAGGGATTGCCATTACAGCTGTTGGAGAAAAAGCACAGCCTGTCCTTCGCTTCTTTGAAGGCTTCTCCGAAATCATGTTTAAAATCACAGGGTATGTGATATTGCTTGCCCCTATCGGCGTCTTTGGATTGATCGCGCCAATTGTAGGGGATTATGGCCTCAGCATCATTTTACCTTTATTAAAAGTCATTGCTGCTGTCGCTGTGGCGTGTCTCATTCATGTGGCCATTACGTACTCACTTGCTGTTAAAGCATTAGGAAAAATGAGTCCGATCACATTTTTTAAAGGGATCGCCCCTGCATCTATTTTTGCCTTTAGCTCCGCTAGTAGCGCAGGCACCTTGCCAATCACGATTAAGAATGTGACAGAAAATCTAGGTGTCTCAAAAGGTACAAGCAGCTTTGTATTACCATTAGGCGCCACCATTAATATGGATGGAACGGCTATTTATCAAGGGGTTGCTGTTCTGTTCATCGCTCAATTCTACGGCATAGAACTAACAGTCATGCAGCTGTTATCCGTTGTGTTAATCGCTACACTTGCTTCTATTGGAACCGCTGGTGTGCCAGGCGCCGGTTTAATCATGCTTACATTAGTCCTTACTAACATCGGCTTGCCATTAGAAGGGATCGCGCTCGTTGCTGGGATAGACCGTATTCTTGATATGTTCCGGACATCGGTCAATGTCATGGGTGATGCCTCTGCGGCAGTGATCATTGACCGTAACGAACCACTTGATGAAGAGACATCCCTTCATTCTTCTTAA
- a CDS encoding ABC transporter permease produces MKRKTFYLLLLPGVLFLTIFMVIPIALTIGTTFVDAGTFTFKGYIQFFTDDYFMSILWRTLRVSLMTTFICIILGFPVAYYISKLTGRKKMFLLLLTIFPLLTSPVVRSFSWMVILGRDGLLNSLLLSTGVINVPIELLYTPTAVTIGLVHLFLPLIIVTLVGVLENVDQDLLKAAESLGASKLTVFRKVLFPLCVPGLMIGSILVFVGSFTAYTTPALLGGRARVVSTFLYQNAITLNDWQLASIIATIMIVVTFAVITIMNKAAYKLNPKG; encoded by the coding sequence ATGAAAAGAAAAACGTTCTATTTATTACTGCTTCCTGGGGTGTTATTTTTAACGATTTTTATGGTTATTCCGATTGCCTTGACGATTGGAACGACTTTTGTCGATGCAGGGACGTTTACCTTTAAAGGGTATATTCAGTTTTTTACGGATGATTATTTTATGAGTATTTTGTGGCGGACACTACGAGTGAGCCTCATGACGACTTTCATTTGCATTATCCTTGGTTTTCCAGTGGCTTATTATATATCAAAGCTAACAGGGAGAAAAAAAATGTTCTTGCTGCTGCTTACTATTTTTCCTCTACTAACAAGTCCGGTTGTCAGGTCTTTCAGCTGGATGGTGATACTTGGAAGGGACGGGCTTCTAAATAGCCTTCTCCTTTCTACGGGTGTAATTAACGTCCCTATTGAACTTCTCTATACACCAACAGCTGTGACGATAGGTCTTGTCCATCTATTTCTTCCATTAATCATCGTAACTCTCGTAGGTGTTTTGGAAAATGTGGATCAAGATTTATTAAAGGCGGCAGAAAGTCTTGGAGCGTCAAAATTAACTGTCTTTCGCAAAGTATTGTTCCCTCTTTGTGTCCCAGGTTTAATGATCGGTTCAATTCTAGTATTTGTTGGGAGCTTTACAGCGTATACGACACCTGCCTTGCTCGGAGGAAGAGCAAGAGTCGTCTCCACCTTTCTTTATCAAAATGCCATTACATTGAATGATTGGCAGCTTGCCTCAATTATCGCAACGATTATGATTGTTGTCACTTTTGCTGTTATAACCATAATGAATAAAGCAGCATATAAACTGAATCCGAAGGGGTAG
- the sfnG gene encoding dimethyl sulfone monooxygenase SfnG, which produces MTNLKFAYWVPNVSGGLVVSKLPQRTGWDFESNKRYVQIAEEVGYDYALLQTRFFASYGAENQLEAITLASALASVTEKINLISAVHPGLWHPGVYAKMIATLDNISHGRAALNVVSGWFKQEFIGYGEPWLEHDERYRRSEEFIQVLKSMWTKETTTFKGDFYRINEAPLLPKPVNGRPPIFQGGNSKAARRMAAKYSDWYFMNGNTLEGFKEQIEDVKALAKAEGREHEIKFAANGFAIVRDTEEEAVQQLRDIVSHADTEAVEGFKQAVAEAGQSTKEKSGMWANSSFKDLVQYNDGFKTGLIGTAEQVAERIIALKEIGIDLVLTGHFHYEEDLRRFGEEVIPLVKEQEAVLTV; this is translated from the coding sequence ATGACAAATTTGAAATTTGCGTATTGGGTACCAAATGTAAGTGGCGGACTTGTAGTATCAAAGTTACCACAGAGAACGGGGTGGGACTTTGAGTCAAATAAAAGATACGTCCAAATAGCAGAAGAAGTAGGCTACGATTACGCCCTATTACAGACACGTTTCTTTGCAAGCTATGGAGCTGAGAATCAACTAGAAGCCATTACATTAGCATCTGCCTTAGCGAGTGTCACAGAGAAAATTAATTTGATCTCAGCGGTACATCCAGGGCTTTGGCATCCAGGTGTTTACGCTAAAATGATAGCAACGCTTGATAATATAAGTCATGGCCGTGCTGCATTAAATGTTGTAAGTGGGTGGTTTAAACAGGAATTTATCGGTTATGGCGAACCATGGTTGGAGCATGATGAGCGGTATCGACGTTCAGAAGAATTCATTCAAGTATTGAAATCGATGTGGACAAAAGAGACGACCACATTTAAAGGCGATTTTTATCGAATCAATGAAGCACCATTATTGCCAAAGCCGGTCAATGGCCGTCCGCCAATCTTTCAAGGAGGAAACTCTAAAGCGGCCCGACGTATGGCTGCCAAATATTCTGATTGGTACTTCATGAATGGCAATACACTTGAAGGGTTCAAAGAACAGATCGAAGACGTGAAAGCTTTAGCTAAAGCAGAAGGACGTGAACATGAGATTAAGTTTGCAGCTAACGGTTTTGCAATTGTAAGAGATACTGAAGAAGAAGCGGTTCAGCAATTAAGGGATATCGTGTCCCACGCTGATACAGAGGCTGTAGAAGGATTTAAGCAAGCGGTCGCAGAAGCAGGACAATCAACGAAAGAAAAGTCTGGTATGTGGGCAAATTCATCATTTAAAGATCTGGTTCAGTACAATGATGGATTCAAAACGGGATTAATTGGCACAGCAGAACAGGTAGCAGAACGGATAATCGCATTAAAAGAAATTGGGATCGACCTTGTATTAACAGGACATTTCCATTATGAAGAAGACTTACGAAGGTTTGGCGAGGAAGTCATCCCGCTCGTTAAAGAACAAGAGGCAGTATTAACAGTGTAG
- a CDS encoding DUF2294 domain-containing protein, protein MSILEQKKTLAHIYNTVSKELFGAGTTFLKVSINDNVITFQAKHRRSPRSAALEDEDPYLKMEVDFRMSQLYKKKLKEKIEHELQLSLEAVLRDYDGATQLAFTNIVVSDI, encoded by the coding sequence ATGAGTATACTAGAACAAAAGAAAACTCTAGCCCATATTTATAATACTGTGTCTAAGGAATTATTTGGGGCAGGTACGACCTTTCTTAAGGTATCAATTAATGATAACGTCATTACCTTTCAAGCGAAACATCGCCGATCACCCCGCTCTGCTGCTTTGGAAGACGAAGATCCATATTTAAAAATGGAAGTAGATTTTCGCATGTCCCAGCTCTATAAAAAGAAATTAAAAGAAAAAATAGAACATGAACTTCAATTATCTCTTGAAGCTGTGCTGAGAGATTACGATGGGGCAACCCAGCTAGCTTTCACAAATATTGTTGTGTCAGACATTTAA
- a CDS encoding carbon starvation protein A, giving the protein MITFMLAIAFLIIGYLTYSKVVEKVFGINDNDETPAYTRADGLDYVPMSWWKGSLIQLLNIAGLGPIFGAILGALYGPVAFIWIVVGCIFAGAVHDYFSGMLSLRHRGEQYPTLVGRYLGKTVRVCINFISIILMILVAAAFTAGPAELIAQITPLNFMTAILIIFSYFLLAALLPVNKIIGRIYPFFGAVLIFMAVSVAIALLFTDRQIPNLTLANLHPGDLPLWPLLMVTISCGAISGFHSTQSPIIARTLKKESDGRKVFYGAMIAEGVITLIWATAGMTFFGNTTGLQEALTAGGTAGVVNEISTTLLGTLGGVLAILGVIFLPITTGDTAIRSSRMMVIELLNNGFKKMKGINDKTLIMTATIIVTVPAFFLSLIDYAFLWRYVGWTNQVVATVMLWTGAMYLLKNNKPHWICSVPAMFMSAVVCMYIFYAPEGFNLNYNLALIIGSILTLTIIGWFIKQIISQRKDNEQASKVA; this is encoded by the coding sequence ATGATAACATTCATGCTTGCAATTGCTTTCCTTATCATCGGCTACCTTACATATTCTAAAGTCGTTGAAAAGGTGTTTGGCATTAACGATAATGACGAAACACCTGCTTATACAAGAGCAGATGGACTCGACTATGTCCCGATGAGCTGGTGGAAAGGCAGCTTAATTCAATTATTAAATATCGCAGGCCTCGGTCCTATTTTTGGGGCCATTTTAGGTGCTTTATACGGCCCTGTAGCCTTTATTTGGATCGTTGTTGGCTGTATCTTTGCCGGTGCCGTACACGACTACTTCTCTGGAATGCTGTCATTGCGTCATAGAGGTGAGCAATATCCAACGCTTGTAGGGCGTTATTTAGGAAAAACTGTCCGTGTTTGCATTAATTTTATTTCAATTATCTTAATGATACTGGTAGCCGCAGCATTTACCGCTGGGCCAGCTGAACTCATTGCCCAAATTACACCGCTCAACTTTATGACTGCCATCCTCATTATTTTTAGTTATTTCTTGTTAGCTGCATTACTTCCAGTAAACAAAATAATCGGACGTATTTACCCATTTTTTGGGGCTGTGTTAATTTTTATGGCTGTCTCAGTAGCCATCGCTCTTCTTTTCACCGATCGTCAAATACCGAACTTAACATTAGCTAATTTGCATCCAGGAGACTTACCACTTTGGCCGTTACTAATGGTCACCATTTCATGTGGGGCAATTTCCGGTTTTCATAGTACGCAAAGCCCAATTATCGCTAGAACACTAAAAAAAGAATCCGATGGAAGAAAAGTGTTTTACGGAGCGATGATCGCAGAAGGCGTCATTACACTAATTTGGGCAACAGCCGGGATGACTTTTTTCGGAAATACAACTGGACTTCAAGAAGCGCTTACTGCAGGTGGCACTGCCGGAGTAGTTAATGAGATCTCTACAACTTTATTAGGGACATTAGGCGGCGTGCTCGCTATTTTAGGTGTCATTTTTCTGCCGATTACGACCGGTGATACAGCAATCCGTTCATCACGTATGATGGTGATCGAACTCTTAAATAACGGCTTTAAAAAAATGAAAGGGATAAATGATAAAACATTAATCATGACCGCAACTATTATTGTCACGGTACCCGCTTTCTTCTTATCTTTGATCGACTATGCTTTTTTATGGCGTTATGTAGGGTGGACAAATCAAGTTGTAGCTACTGTAATGTTGTGGACAGGAGCAATGTACTTGCTTAAAAATAACAAACCTCATTGGATCTGCAGTGTTCCCGCTATGTTTATGTCAGCAGTCGTGTGCATGTATATCTTCTATGCACCAGAGGGATTTAATTTAAATTACAATCTAGCATTAATCATTGGCTCAATTTTAACATTAACGATCATCGGTTGGTTTATTAAACAAATAATCTCCCAACGGAAAGATAATGAACAAGCTTCAAAAGTCGCTTAA
- a CDS encoding right-handed parallel beta-helix repeat-containing protein, protein MEVVTLLKGQKVNQLVVTLLLVILLIPVSSMGVAKEVHANEVVNARDFGARPGVQQSQTDAIHAAMRYFYDRGVEGTVYLPAGTYSVDSALRFHQGVNLVGDGVGRTIIKKVGSQNNYVVGNPIFRGGTTNLNVTVSHITFDADRTNRASQGLGQVGGMNIDALVSNLTLEHIEVRDATIGLLVRRLRDSVISDSLIDRTSGHGIATGSDAHAVGDFRNVLITNNRITNSTGGSGINLSRATNTTVTYNNIINAQQQSDSYGGIRIPNGGTNNVVHNNVVENYPRGLFLTTGATYNDIYDNTIINSRIHGALIESNNNIIGGNVFIQNNPSLNPESVIRLSGANGNSIRYNRMETHRGFNNIGIRLTNSSNNAVINNITDTTGTPVSIEGGSGNTNSGNTNR, encoded by the coding sequence ATGGAGGTGGTTACCTTGCTAAAAGGTCAAAAAGTTAATCAGTTAGTCGTCACATTGTTGTTAGTCATACTTCTTATTCCGGTTAGTAGTATGGGCGTAGCTAAAGAAGTTCATGCCAATGAAGTAGTGAACGCAAGAGATTTTGGAGCGAGGCCAGGTGTTCAGCAAAGCCAAACAGATGCCATACATGCAGCGATGCGGTATTTCTATGATAGAGGTGTAGAGGGAACCGTCTATTTGCCGGCGGGCACATATTCAGTGGATAGCGCCTTACGCTTTCATCAAGGGGTTAATCTTGTGGGAGATGGGGTAGGACGAACAATCATTAAAAAAGTAGGCAGTCAAAATAATTATGTTGTAGGTAACCCTATTTTTCGTGGAGGTACGACTAATCTTAATGTGACAGTTTCTCATATTACCTTTGATGCAGATCGGACAAACCGTGCGTCTCAAGGTCTTGGACAAGTAGGTGGTATGAACATTGATGCGCTCGTATCCAATTTAACTTTGGAACATATAGAAGTAAGGGATGCCACTATTGGTTTGCTTGTTAGAAGGTTACGAGATTCTGTTATTTCAGACAGCCTTATTGATAGGACGAGCGGACATGGTATTGCCACAGGCAGTGATGCACATGCAGTAGGTGATTTTAGAAATGTTTTAATAACGAATAACAGAATTACAAATTCCACTGGTGGAAGCGGTATTAATTTATCCCGGGCAACTAACACAACGGTCACGTATAATAACATTATTAATGCGCAACAGCAAAGTGATTCTTACGGTGGGATTCGGATACCTAACGGTGGTACGAATAATGTTGTTCATAACAATGTGGTAGAAAATTATCCAAGAGGGCTATTTTTAACCACAGGTGCCACTTATAATGATATTTATGACAATACGATTATTAACTCTCGTATTCATGGGGCTCTCATAGAATCAAACAACAATATCATTGGAGGCAATGTATTTATTCAAAACAATCCATCATTGAATCCAGAATCAGTTATTCGATTGTCTGGCGCTAATGGTAACTCTATCAGATATAACCGTATGGAGACACACAGAGGATTTAATAATATTGGCATTCGCTTAACGAACTCTTCAAATAATGCCGTCATTAACAATATAACAGATACGACAGGCACGCCTGTGAGTATTGAAGGAGGAAGCGGTAACACGAATAGCGGGAATACAAATCGTTAA
- a CDS encoding divalent metal cation transporter, with the protein MTSKQRLSAMTGAAFLMATSAIGPGFLTQTAVFTEQLLASFAFVILASIILDIGAQINIWRIIAVSNMRGQEIANAVVPGLGYVVAFFITLGGLAFNIGNVGGGGLGANTLLGVNTTVGAVMTGVICIIIFSLKEANVAMDKIVRYLGALMILLTAYVMFKGQPPYAEAAIRTVAPLEIDFLAIITVVGGTVGGYITFAGGHRLLDAGITGKENIPSVTKTAVSGIVVASIMRYILFLAVLGVVAAGFSLNPENPTASVFQIVAGELGFRIFGLVLWAAGITSVIGAAYTSVTFLTVFHSSIKKYQNYWTIGFIVFSTIIFALIGRPVTLLVLAGAFNGLILPLTLGCILLAAYRSKIVGDYQHPVWMTIFGGIVLLLTAYLGIHTLVQMLPQLF; encoded by the coding sequence ATGACGTCAAAACAAAGACTTAGTGCTATGACAGGCGCTGCTTTTTTAATGGCTACATCTGCTATAGGGCCTGGTTTTTTAACTCAAACAGCTGTCTTTACTGAACAGTTGCTAGCTAGTTTTGCCTTTGTTATACTAGCGTCTATTATTTTAGATATTGGGGCTCAAATAAATATATGGCGAATTATTGCTGTATCAAATATGAGAGGTCAGGAAATTGCCAATGCTGTCGTACCTGGTTTAGGTTATGTCGTTGCCTTTTTTATCACCTTAGGTGGACTAGCCTTTAATATAGGAAATGTTGGGGGCGGTGGTTTAGGCGCTAATACATTGTTAGGTGTAAATACGACAGTAGGGGCAGTGATGACTGGCGTTATTTGTATCATTATATTTAGTCTCAAAGAAGCCAATGTAGCTATGGATAAAATTGTCCGGTATTTAGGCGCATTGATGATTCTTTTAACGGCGTATGTCATGTTTAAAGGCCAGCCTCCCTACGCAGAAGCAGCTATTCGAACTGTTGCCCCGTTGGAGATTGACTTTTTAGCTATCATTACAGTTGTTGGAGGAACCGTTGGTGGATATATTACATTCGCTGGTGGGCACAGGCTGTTAGATGCAGGGATTACTGGGAAAGAGAATATCCCATCCGTCACTAAAACAGCTGTTTCGGGAATTGTAGTAGCATCTATTATGAGATATATCTTATTTTTAGCTGTTTTAGGTGTGGTGGCGGCTGGTTTTTCTTTAAATCCTGAAAACCCGACGGCGTCCGTGTTTCAGATAGTAGCAGGAGAACTTGGTTTCCGAATCTTCGGGCTTGTTTTGTGGGCTGCGGGTATAACATCTGTCATTGGAGCAGCTTATACCTCAGTCACATTTTTAACTGTATTTCATTCCTCCATTAAAAAGTATCAAAACTATTGGACCATTGGGTTTATTGTGTTCTCTACCATTATATTTGCCTTAATCGGTCGTCCCGTTACGTTGTTAGTTTTAGCTGGTGCCTTTAACGGATTAATTTTGCCTTTAACGTTAGGGTGTATTTTATTAGCAGCCTATCGCTCAAAGATTGTTGGCGATTATCAACACCCTGTGTGGATGACTATATTTGGAGGGATTGTCCTTCTATTAACGGCTTACTTAGGGATTCATACACTCGTCCAAATGCTGCCACAGTTATTTTAA
- a CDS encoding ABC transporter permease translates to MQAKSRLLGPFTLLVFIFLLGPLVIISMTSFEPGNVLKFPPEGFSFRWYVNIFDVQMFLQTFKISILVSFAGNMLALILGIPAAYALSRADFRGKNILNALFISPILIPGIVLGFTLLRYIIVAYQLPIYIALFIGHTVIMLPFIIRVISSSLSNFDFAVEEAAMSLGAGRLETFFKVVLPNIKTGILAAVIIAFLESFNNVDISVFMTGPGISTLPIQMLTYVQYYFDPTIASISVLLMILTAVLMFLIERLLGLSYFTKRR, encoded by the coding sequence ATGCAAGCAAAAAGTCGATTGTTAGGTCCGTTTACGCTTCTCGTATTTATCTTTTTATTAGGGCCACTCGTCATTATTTCTATGACTTCATTTGAGCCGGGGAACGTCTTAAAGTTCCCGCCTGAAGGCTTCTCATTTCGGTGGTATGTGAACATTTTTGACGTGCAGATGTTCCTACAAACCTTTAAAATTTCCATTTTAGTTTCATTCGCTGGAAATATGCTAGCGCTTATTCTCGGAATACCGGCGGCTTATGCTTTAAGCCGTGCGGATTTTAGAGGTAAGAATATATTAAACGCGCTGTTTATTTCGCCCATATTAATTCCCGGTATCGTTTTAGGTTTTACGTTATTAAGGTACATTATTGTAGCTTATCAATTACCTATATATATCGCTCTTTTTATAGGACATACCGTGATCATGCTGCCTTTTATCATAAGAGTGATTTCTTCAAGTCTGTCGAACTTTGATTTTGCTGTTGAAGAAGCAGCTATGAGCCTTGGAGCAGGCCGGTTGGAAACATTTTTTAAAGTCGTTCTTCCAAACATAAAAACTGGGATTTTAGCAGCTGTTATTATCGCTTTTTTAGAATCATTTAATAATGTAGATATTTCTGTTTTTATGACTGGACCTGGCATTAGTACTCTTCCTATACAAATGCTTACTTATGTTCAATATTATTTTGACCCTACAATTGCCTCAATTTCAGTACTATTGATGATTTTGACAGCTGTGCTGATGTTTTTAATCGAACGACTATTAGGTCTATCTTATTTCACAAAAAGGAGGTAA
- a CDS encoding ABC transporter substrate-binding protein: MMKKIFWTSLAGLTVLTACGGGENLGDESDSANESDELVISTWGFAEDFFRAEVFTPFEEEHGVTIVLDTGNNAERLSRVEQGSSKVDLIYLSDYYAQQGIEADLFETIDRENIPNLADIYDVAKAPTGEEYGPAYTIAQFGIAYHPDRTDKDISSWADLWDAELERNITIPGITTTSGPMFLDAASRVAGNETFNEDEAFTQLADLNPNIVTEYEGTSEFVNMFVQGEVAAGPIMEMFFADVQESVPEAQFISPEEGGYAVINTVNIVKDSENKELAEAFIDWILSEEVQRAAALAKIDSPVHTSLNLTEEEAEGITYGDDVIESLIVLDMSFVNENNDHWIDRWNREFAQ; the protein is encoded by the coding sequence ATGATGAAAAAAATTTTTTGGACATCGCTAGCTGGATTAACCGTATTAACTGCTTGTGGAGGTGGAGAGAATCTAGGTGATGAAAGTGATTCTGCAAATGAGAGTGATGAATTAGTTATCTCTACTTGGGGATTCGCAGAAGATTTTTTCCGTGCAGAAGTCTTTACTCCTTTTGAAGAAGAACATGGTGTGACCATTGTTTTGGATACGGGGAATAACGCAGAACGGTTAAGTAGAGTGGAACAAGGCAGCTCAAAAGTAGATCTTATTTATTTATCTGATTACTATGCCCAACAAGGCATTGAAGCGGATCTTTTTGAGACGATTGATCGAGAGAACATTCCAAATTTAGCGGACATTTATGACGTTGCAAAAGCACCGACTGGAGAAGAATACGGACCGGCGTACACGATTGCACAGTTTGGTATTGCGTATCATCCAGATAGAACAGATAAAGACATATCGTCATGGGCCGACTTATGGGATGCAGAGCTTGAAAGAAATATAACAATACCTGGTATAACAACGACATCTGGCCCGATGTTTTTAGATGCCGCTTCAAGAGTAGCAGGAAATGAAACGTTCAATGAAGATGAAGCATTCACTCAATTAGCTGACTTAAACCCTAATATTGTGACAGAGTATGAAGGCACATCAGAATTTGTGAACATGTTTGTTCAGGGAGAAGTAGCCGCTGGACCTATTATGGAAATGTTTTTCGCTGATGTTCAGGAATCAGTTCCAGAAGCCCAATTCATTTCTCCAGAAGAGGGAGGATACGCTGTTATCAACACCGTCAACATCGTAAAGGATAGTGAGAATAAGGAACTGGCAGAAGCTTTCATTGATTGGATTTTAAGTGAGGAAGTACAAAGAGCCGCAGCATTGGCTAAAATTGACTCACCTGTTCACACCTCATTGAATCTGACGGAGGAAGAAGCGGAAGGTATTACGTACGGTGACGATGTGATTGAAAGTCTCATTGTACTGGATATGTCGTTCGTTAATGAAAATAATGACCATTGGATCGACAGGTGGAATCGAGAGTTTGCTCAATAA